The Mycolicibacterium aichiense region GGCGATCAAGGACTCCCGTGAGCGAACCGCTGGCCGATGACGGGGCTCGCTCGCTGGTCGCCCTGCTGACCACGCGCGGACAGACCGTGGCGACGGCCGAGTCGCTGACCGCCGGTCTTCTGGCGGCGACGCTGGCCGGGGTGCCAGGGGCCAGCGCGGTGCTGAGCGGCGGGCTGGTGACCTACACCGTAGAAACCAAGATCGCGCTGGCAGGCGTGCCCCGGCAGCTGCTCGACGACGTCGGACCCGTCGCGGCGCCGACGGCCGCAGCGCTGGCCGAGGGGGCACGCGATCGCTGTCAGGCGACCTGGGGCGTGGGCCTGACCGGGGTGGCCGGGCCGGAACC contains the following coding sequences:
- a CDS encoding CinA family protein encodes the protein MWSRRSRTPVSEPLADDGARSLVALLTTRGQTVATAESLTAGLLAATLAGVPGASAVLSGGLVTYTVETKIALAGVPRQLLDDVGPVAAPTAAALAEGARDRCQATWGVGLTGVAGPEPHGGHPVGTVFLGLAGPGPTEVAELRLAGTRWDIRLAAVHQAIGRLHELVERS